The Setaria italica strain Yugu1 chromosome VIII, Setaria_italica_v2.0, whole genome shotgun sequence genome includes the window ATCTTACGTATAGTTATATGGTCCGATAGCACCTTGTCCCTCATGAAATGGTGTATGtactcacagacgtagtatccacataaattattccattgttcctgtctcaagcattttagtggaaaaaaataagttatgaaatattcgtattatagaatatacaaaatatgcaaacttcatgcATACCGGAAAAGTTGTACTGAATGtaaatttttctttgaaatcaccacGGTGATACTTAAGGAATCATTTACATGCACtgtgaattaaaataatgaatataatacagtgttaggtgaaaatttaggaaacaaacttttgcatagagataaaggtccagaattattacaagttaagcatgtcttgaatggcttggtactcgtcctttggtttcctcagtgaatcaaacacaataatgttgctttgatcaatcataattataaggagaatccagtggtaactgtgcacataaatgttcatattagaactaactaacattaattaggtaaggaaaggaaaatgaaaatagacggtacccacaccTACTAAAATTTGTAAGGCAGTAGTATGCATTGCTTGTAATtatgttgctccaagaatttgtatattgcgtccaatGTAGACTTTGGTTGATCTGCTTTTAGTTAACAAGCattgggtccatgaagccaatgttgaagtaggattctcagcggcacctctgaatttgcaacctacataaaatgaaagacaaagttagtgggACAACACACACACAATAATGAGCTGAGCcaaaattaacatctaataaacacacacttgCAGAACTCAGGCGCTGataagagagacatcaagggcatcttgatggtacttcataaatatccttgaattccaaccacaactgtttctcaccttcaccgaaaaaatcaatcagtttaacaagaagagcgaacatgacccTATCATTggccgactgctccatgtaccactgatggaattcatacatcttagttGTGAGTTTCCATACCAATTCAGGCCcgactagaggcttgcctaactcaaagggccatttaggtataGTCTTTTCTGGAGGTGGCAGTTCGTCTTGCCCTAGAATTTCTACAAGCGAGAAACCTATCTCTGCCATAAACTTAAtgaccttgatttgttgttctaaaggcaaaGCTGCTATTTGTTGAGCTTCTTGATTTGCTTGCTGATCTTGCTGCCCAAGCTGGGGGACAACATGACTGGATGACAACTCTCCTCGTTTCTTCTTCTGCcaagacttaactaacgaacaATCGAAGTTCGATAGTAATGTtttcttgacttcttttttcatgccaataaaaaactttGGCTTAGGCTCCATCTCTTTCGCTTTTCTTTCTGCAGCGATTTTTTCAAACCACTCTCTTACATGTGCTTGCGATGCCTCCTccaattcctcaggagtcatatctcctgctagcttcttaataggttcagacttattttttttcttcgtcGGTTCTTTCACCTTTGGCTGCCTTAGCTTGGAAGGcagtggtcgcgacttcttgagaggtgctgcAGGTGCTTCCTTGCTCACACCAGACTTTAGTCCCGGCGTTGTAGACTATGATCAAGGAAGGAAGTTTTGGTCATCGTCGCTCTTGCCTGCAggattcgatggtgctggagtcgATGATCGAGTAGGATGCGATAGTCCCGATGGCGAcgacggtcctggaggtggatgtgttggagatgacggtcttgagttctgaggagatggtggctgtaggggatctatgggaagaaatgatgcctcctagccggggatgatgatgtaacatttgtgccatagaatgataccgtgaagtgcatctcctagtgtcctttccctatCACCTCCCaagaggtcgagctctaggcttTCATATTTACTATCACAAATTTGGTCCACCCCAATGCTGGAGTAGCCAGGTAGAATTGCCATGCCACggcttgtctgccctggcaGGATGGGTAAAGCACTTCTGTAtaccacctgtacatataggagaaataaagaagttattaaactctcaagacgtggatcaattgagataattgtataaattatatatatatatgttaaccttaatagtgaggttgccaaatggtctGTACAACTCACATGAGGTGTGCTGAGTGTTCGGGATTCCCAAGTGTCAAATtcagctcatcgttctctctatcaggCTTGAACTTTCCCGCTTTAGAATCTTTAATATTTTTGATAAGCCTGAGGGCCTTGTCACATATTGTTTCGTTGAAAGCAAGTGTCCCattcttaggtctaagggtgcctccgtgagcgtaataccaattcttcaaTCGATCGGGCCAGTCAATAGTCACTGGTACGATACCTTGATCGATTAGGTCTTCTTCCATCTTTCTCTATCTGGCCATTGCACTCCTGTAACCACCttgccctagacgatgatggtactccttcttctgAGAATTGCCTAAGTTGACATGAACCTTGTTCGTAATAttttcactcctcttgtattccagaaatgagttccagtgaTCTCTAAACTTTGgtatccagattcttcttgaaggtctgaAATTGGGCTACCATCTTCTTTAGCGTCCAAtctttcacaactttttcaTTGACACCGTTAGGAAGTGTGAAGTATTTCTTGACATCTACCCACAATATATCTTTCTGTGTCTGtgggagcacgtatggatcatcttttttacTGGACTTCCATTCTTGAATGCTGATGGGaacgttgtcccttacaatagccctgcattgactcacgaactttctagcgactttttcgggagcaattgGCTTGCCCtgttctgtcacttcgatgatgtGAAGctttccctccattatctttgtatgaCCTCGTGGCCTTTGCTTCATCGATCCAGAGagctaaaagttcaagattcattaattagtatatagtaataatgaatatggagttatagatggggtaaaacaataaaaatgatatatacctcgctggaACCTTCCATCATGGCAATACCTTGTTCTGCATTGTCAGCAACGCCgtgctcgggctcatcattgccatcacctgacatgttgaggaacatgtccgcctggctaACCTCATCCTCAGTGTAGAATCTTGGAACGTTTaagccactaccaccagcaataatTTGCTCCATTATATATCTTTGATCCTCTTCGTCTCCCGtctcaactaataatgacattagttatacacacatgtaatcatagatacattaaattaaagatTGTCTCAAGTAGTACAGTAAATGTacatacatgaaatcatacaaaaCTTATCATATATAGAATCATATATAAACATAGACACATGATTGAAAATATACACTTAAAACCATACAATAAAACATGTACAATTTATTACaagaaacttacatgaaattaaacattaaaaatatttacatgaaataaatacacatgaaaccatacattgtactaattttctataatttcctaagcacttatactaatttcctaagcatttatactaaattatactaatttcaagacatttccactaatctactaaataatattaatttcctaagcatttatataaaattatacaaatttctactaaattaaaCTAATTTTCCAAGCATTTATAacaaattatactaatttctactaaagtATACTAATTTCCTATGCATTTTCACTAATCTAATAAATTTTACTAAATTCTACTAGTTtgtactaaattatactaactTCTACTAAAGTATTCTAATTTTCAAAGCATTTCCACTAACCTACTAAATTTTACTAATTtttactaatttctactaaattctactaatttcctaagttAATATACTAAAATCCTAATTAAAAAAAACGGCTTGCATCAACGCCCGATTGGCGCCGTACTTACCGGCCAACGGGGGCGGGGGCAGGTCGGGGTATCGGGATGGCGGTGTAGGGGCGCCGGGTGTCATCGGGGCCGCGTGGGCGTTGTAGAGGGGGCTGGCCGGAGGAGAAGGggcggctggtggtggcggtgcagcTGGGGGCGCAGCGCTGGGTTAGGAGGGTGCCGCCGGGGAGCCGCGGGACACGGAGGCGAAAGAGATCGtcaaggccggcggcggtggtgtggCTGGGGGCATGGTGCCGGGTCGGGAGGGCACCGCCAGGGGAGGAGTAGggcaccgcggcggcgcggaggcgaaTGAGGTCGTTGAGGCTGGCAACGCAACAACGTGCGGGGTCGGGCCAGGCCAGCCGTGGTGGGATTCTGGGGGAGGGGGTCGCGTTGGGGAGCCGGGGCACGAAgatggcagcggcggccagGGAGTGACGACGACGTCGAGGTGGATGCCTGCGGAGATTATGACGGCGATGCGGCAGCTTcggaggcgacgaggacgatGAAAGGACGCGGCGGGCAATGAAACTAGCTAAGTCctgaggagggagaaggggtcGGGATATttacaccaaccgggactaaaaggtcctTAGTCCTGGGTGGTATTAGCACTCGGGACtagggggatctttagtccctgGTCGTAATACCACCTGGGACTTAATGGGGCTCGTGCGAGGAAAATGCTCCCCTTTAGTCTTGGGtggtattaccaactgggactaaaaggtaTTCTCCCTTTTCACTTCCCACGCTATACCAACAGTTCGATTAAATAGATTTGGTTTTTTTTCATATGTTCTAAATTGATTTTGTACTTCTATGATCTAAGAAAAATGGtaatatataaatattttgaatatgcaaaaatatattaaattatcaaataattatttttacactttattgataaaaaactcttgtaataaataatttgatcatGAAAAAATGTATCCAATTATTTTAAACCTCATAAtaattttgaacttgttctGGATGGAAGTCTCGATTTCCTTTCCTTCGCATTTCCCGCCCAACCTCGTAATAAATAATTCGATCGAATAATAATGTGATGACCCAAAAACTCACATAAAGGATGATCATATCTAGTGCATTACATAAATGAGTTTTTCACATCACTAAAATATAATAGAAAGGTTCTAATATATGACCAttgagcattacataaaggttgaccatagagcattacaatataacaTTGAAAAACTTCTTGTTCCTTGTTCATGATTgcggtgtaagtacggagcctcttctttggcgagcatgatgcttgggtcaacttcgacagcgaatggaggcatgctatcaaactgatcataatcatctgactggtctattttgtcctcgactcacacgatttttcttttacctggaagaactatgtgacgctttggctcccatggtttttctttatcttctgaatttttcttgggtttgctagacatgtccttcacatagaaaacctgatgcacatcattggtaaggatgaatggttcatcattgtatccagtcttggttaggtccactattgtcattccatattGATCTTATGTTATgccacctccagttagcttcacccattggcaacgaaatagagggatgttcagcggtccgtattcgagtacccagatctcctctatgaaacaaGAATACGATTCCTTGCTCCTGTTGCTATCTATgacatctatacggacaccactattttggttggtgtttttttgatcttgggctcttgtgtaaaatgtataaccatttatcacgtaaccttggaatttcatgattgtgctagaaggtcccatAGCTAACCAAGTGAGTTGTTTCTAAATCTCGAAGTTACTCATAAGttgttgacgcaaccaagagggaaaagtatccatgtgatgacgtataatccaaGCATCAAATTTTGTTGGGTATTAGGAAAATAGAATCTGTTTGTGTTCCTCAATATATGGAGCTACcaaggatgattgttgtagaaccgtgaagtgtgcttaatggaacaaatcactatcattgctcaaacttgattttcttccaagggtgccctttCCCcttagcctcccctcgtggcatgatactggaaccccaatcgaattaattgagtcaataaaatcaacacaaaactcaatgatctTCTCTATTCtgtatcccttggtgatgcttccttctggacgggcatgattaagaacatagttttttaggataGACATGAatctctcgaaaggccacatattgtgtagGAATACTGGatcgagaatagtaatctctttgactaggtgaacttggaggtgcgtcataatattgaagaaggatggtggaaataccaactcaaagctgacaagacattgttccacatcattctgtagatTTAGTAGCTTGGTTTGATCGATTGCCTtatgcgaaatcgcattgagaaacgtgcatagctttatgagAGACAATCatacattttctggtagaatacccctcggTGCAATCGAAAGCaattgggtcatcaacatgtggcagtcatgggcctttagatttgtgaacttttttctttcatatttattatttcctttatattcgaggagtacccagacggaaccttgatactattcatgaatagtcaaacatgctatcattctcttccttgctaagagtgtaattggcaggacataagtagtgctgtactttatctctcttttctggatgtaggtcatctcgttgcttcatacatttcaggtcgTGTTGTGCTTCcagtgtatcttttgagttaCCGTAATAATCCAGGAAGCCTAGCAtattcacgcaaagattcttcatcaggtgcatcacgtctactGCGTTgtggacctctaggattttccaataaggtagctcccaaaatatagactttttTCACATGGATGCACGTCCGATATCGTTGTTTGGAAtaggttcgctaccaagactCTTTCCAAAAACTACTCTTAGATCCTTTTATCATCTCAAATGCACGCTTTTCATTATGGTGTGCAgatttttacgatggtctggcatCTCTTTGAAATGCATTCCTTTCTCTTCTTAACGGGTGGTTAACAGgaagaaatcaacgatgacCAATATACgcgaccttcctacagtgttttaAATACAGGGTGTCGCCAGTATATTTACACCATTTATTTGCATGGAGTTTGGAACTGAACACATGCTAGTAATGCTAGTAAGGGACACTACTAAAAAAACACCATTACCTGACTGATCACACTGTTGATTGGTTTAAAACCGATATCTTAGTAAGCGGCACTCTAAGTTTTCATTCCAAACCGACATTGAAAGTCCATCGGTATGTAtataaacactatatatatgcacCGCCAACTCTTGCAATAAATTTAATTTACTAATTAATTACACTTAAGATACACTTCTCCATTCTGCACACCATGCACACCTTCACAATTATCACGGacacacaacaacaacaacaacacacGAATTGCTTGCAAGATCCAAACAATTAACCAATAGAGCCTCTGGTTCACACGATCCGCACGCACTGGTGTGCATCTTCTTCCATCTAAGCAGTTAGGGCTCATTCATCTTCTTCCGTCTTGGTGCTGTCATAGGTGTGCAGGACGTTGCCGGCGACGTCGTAGAAGACGAGGTGCGCCTCCGTCTTGCTCAGCTGCATCGACAGGAACCCTTGCCCGTCGTAGATGAACTCGATTTTGTCGGAGGTGGTCTTGAACTTGCCTGCCCACGCCTtggacccgccgccgctcgtcatAAATTGCACAGGGCTGCAatgtttttgtttatttttccaaCAAAAGAACAGTGCAAATTACTATTTCTTGTCTTGTCTCAAGAACAGATCAatgcaaataattttttttcaagaacagAACAATGGAAATGGAAATTCAGTGTATAAATGACGACGATATTGGTGTAGAGCtcacctgctcctgctgctgatGTGCTGCAGGCAGTGGTCATGGCCGTTCACGTACATGTCAACTCCGCGTGCCTGCTCGTTGCATTGCCATGGCGAAACAAAATCAGTTTCAGAATTCATCTTGCTGGACCAGCAGCCAGTGAACTGCTCATCAGAACGAGAAGCAAAATTAAAAAGAGATGATGATAAAGTCGGGGTAAAATTTAATGCCTCGAGGATTGGTCGGAGCAGCTGCTGGAGCTCTGTGGTGTTCCCATGCTCGCAGCCGCTGCTGATGGGGTGGTGGCCGACGACAATCTTCCAGGGCGCCTCCGATAGCGTCAGCGCATCGTCCAGATCCTGTCAATGACAGAAGTTTTATATACATGAGATCAAGATTCAGAAAGCGTATATCATATAACAGAAGGCAGTGTGCAGTGTATACCTTGAGGAGGGTTTCGATGTAGGTGTCGCGAGGAGAAACATTTCTCCAGTCGTACTTGCTGCTGTTCCAGTACTTGAGGTAGAACGGCGACGTGTCGACGAGGAAGAAGTCCgcgatttctttttttttttggtgaacAGCAAAATATGTACACAAATGTTGAAATGTCAAGTACAATGCTCATCTTTTTTGCATAAGCATTATTAAAGGTGGAAACTTTTAGGCATGGCAGTCAATGTTGCATAATCAACAAGTGTACTGCCGGAGTGCCAAAGTTCAGGACCATGCACCGATGCAAGAGTAGCTTTCATTTGCTGACCTGAGTTGACGATGAAGGACTTTGCAATGGAGAGGTACCGGCTGTCCACTTCGCGGATGGCAGGGTCTTGCTGCGCCAGCGCGTTGCCCGTGTAGTCATGGTTTCCAAGGACTGCATGCATAATGTCATAGAAAAGGATCAGTACCCTTAATTGCTTCTCAATTAAAAAGATGTGAGAATTAATCTCTCCCAGCCTCGCAATCATTGGAACTCTGAAGGCAAGGCACCATTGGATCATACTACAAGAATGTGTGTGTCAGTATGTATAGATTGCATTACCAATGTACCAAGGCGTCTGGAGGCTCTCGGCGGTGTAGATGTTGGTGAAGCATTCCTTGAAGAGCGGGTCGCTGGTGTTGGCGATGCCGTCGTCGTAGATGTTGTCGCCAGTGGAGATGACGAAGTCGATGTCCAGCTTCTCCCCCACCAGTCCCATCTACAAGCACATACACACACAGGGAAAATCGAGATAAATCAGAAATGGATTAGCAGTCACTGTCGTTCATTATTAGTTCTTTGTGAAGtgaacactactagaaaaatgacctctcaTCCTGAGCCTTACTGTCGTTCATTATTAGTTCTTTGTGAAGcaatcactactagaaaaatgacctctcatcccgagccttagtaccggttcctTTTTAACCCgatactaatgttagcattagtattGGATCCAAATTTGGATTCCCCCggaggacctttagtaccgggtgggggtaTCACCTGGTACTAGAAGGGACCCTTTAGTACTAAATCCCCGCGCGCAAGGCTTGATTTTTTTACGCGTGATTCATGCCCCTGCCCTGCCGCCCCTCCCTTATCTCCTCCTTTCGTCTGCCATCTTTCTCTCCACTACTATCTTTCTCTCCTCTATCTTCTCCTTCCGCTAGCTCTCCTTCCATTGCTAGATCTCCTTccactgcctcccctcccctcccccctccgcgaGCCCCTCATCGGCGTTGAGCGACAgtggcgacggccggcggcgggcggagctgGCGGGGTTGGCGAGCGGAGTGGGAGTGGCGGGCGGAGCAGAGGAGGGGTGGAGGAGGccagcggaggaggtggaggagggggggcggtgggggtggagggggtggaggagggagggcggggggggtgggggggagggTAGAGGCAGGGAGGCAGAGCCGAGAGGGATggcggagggggggggggcttgTGGGGGGGGAAGAGAGATCGGGACATGTGGNNNNNNNNNNNNNNNNNNNNNNNNNNNNNNNNNNNNNNNNNNNNNNNNNNNNNNNNNNNNNNNNNNNNNNNNNNNNNNNNNNNNNNNNNNNNNNNNNNNNNNNNNNNNNNNNNNNNNNNNNNNNNNNNNNNNNNNNNNNNNNNNNNNNNNNNNNNNNNNNNNNNNNNNNNNNNNNNNNNNNNNNNNNNNNNNNNNNNNNNNNNNNNNNNNNNNNNNNNNNNNNNNNNNNNNNNNNNNNNNNNNNNNNNNNNNNNNNNNNNNNNNNNNNNNNNNNNNNNNNNNNNNNNNNNNNNNNNNNNNNNNNNNNNNNNNNNNNNNNNNNNNNNNNNNNNNNNNNNNNNNNNNNNNNNNNNNNNNNNNNNNNNNNNNNNNNNNNNNNNNNNNNNNNNNNNNNNNNNNNNNNNNNNNNNNNNNNNNNNNNNNNNNNNNNNNNNNNNNNNNNNNNNNNNNNNNNNNNNNNNNNNNNNNNNNNNNNNNNNNNNNNNNNNNNNNNNNNNNNNNNNNNNNNNNNNNNNNNNNNNNNNNNNNNNNNNNNNNNNNNNNNNNNNNNNNNNNNNNNNNNNNNNNNNNNNNNNNNNNNNNNNNNNNNNNNNNNNNNNNNNNNNNNNNNNNNNNNNNNNNNNNNNNNNNNNNNNNNNNNNNNNNNNNNNNNNNNNNNNNNNNNNNNNNNNNNNNNNNNNNNNNNNNNNNNNNNNNNNNNNNNNNNNNNNNNNNNNNNNNNNNNNNNNNNNNNNNNNNNNNNNNNNNNNNNNNNNNNNNNNNNNNNNNNNNNNNNNNNNNNNNNNNNNNNNNNNNNNNNNNNNNNNNNNNNNNNNNNNNNNNNNNNNNNNNNNNNNNNNNNNNNNNNNNNNNNNNNNNNNNNNNNNNNNNNNNNNNNNNNNNNNNNNNNNNNNNNNNNNNNNNNNNNNNNNNNNNNNNNNNNNNNNNNNNNNNNNNNNNNNNNNNNNNNNNNNNNNNNNNNNNNNNNNNNNNNNNNNNNNNNNNNNNNNNNNNNNNNNNNNNNNNNNNNNNNNNNNNNNNNNNNNNNNNNNNNNNNNNNNNNNNNNNNNNNNNNNNNNNNNNNNNNNNNNNNNNNNNNNNNNNNNNNNNNNNNNNNNNNNNNNNNNNNNNNNNNNNNNNNNNNNNNNNNNNNNNNNNNNNNNNNNNNNNNNNNNNNNNNNNNNNNNNNNNNNNNNNNNNNNNNNNNNNNNNNNNNNNNNNNNNNNNNNNNNNNNNNNNNNNNNNNNNNNNNNNNNNNNNNNNNNNNNNNNNNNNNNNNNNNNNNNNNNNNNNNNNNNGGTGGAGAGAGGCCCGGACCGGTGGCAGGCGGAGGGAGGCTGGGGCCGGCGGGGTTGGGGGCGGGGCTGGCgggtgattttcttttttttttaattttttaacaccCTCTAGTACTAGTTatctcaaccggtactagaggaccCCCCTCTAGTATCAGATTggtagtaccggttgcacaactggtAATAAAGGGGGTTCCGGACCGATACTAGAGGCgatttctctagtagtgaaatTTACTTGAATTTGCTTTTCATATCGAAATCATTCAATCTAGGTCTAGATCAGCTAGATAATCGTAGTACAGTACTTAACAATTGGATAGGTCATTACTTGTTGGCTAGTAAGCAATCATTTGGGTTTTAATTTGTAACTGTTCCAACAGAAGAGCAGTTCAATCGTACTACCCAACGTAATTATTAAGGATCAAGGAGATAATGACTAACGCCTCCACTTTCGGCTACTGACGAACGGAGAGCCATGACCACCAGCACAGCCCAAATGAACCGTCTAAGTCCGACATTATGTTCCTTGATCATCGTCAGTTACCGTGTCAATTTTACACTACTTCGAATAAGCGAAGGTGCAGTTCGGATTACTGAGCATTCCTCCGTTCTTACCTGCAGTGAAAACGCATGCAAGGCAAATTAAACGGAGTGAAAGTTTTATTACCTGCTCGGCAACCAGGGTCTGGTTGTActgcccgcgccgcccccaGTCGCCGACGGCAAGGATGTTGAGCGACCCCTCGGTCTTGGGCGGGTGCTCCACCCGCGTCAGCTCGGCCCCCGCCGGCGCAACCAGCGACGCCCCCGCCGCAGCCACGACGGCGAGCACGATCGCCACAACTACTCGAGCCATCGCAGGGAGCACCTCCGGTCGTCGGCGATCGATTGCTGGAGAAGAGATTAGAGATTGTGTGTGTCAAAGTTTGGCGAGCTCGCAAGCATTTATAGGCTCGTTGCATTGGCGCCAAACCAGCAATGATTTTTGAGCGagggatggatcatggatggatggatggcctTTGATCGGTTACCGTGCGGCTGCGTGTAGGCCCGGCCGCGGCGTCGGTCGTGTTAGGGGTGATCAAAGCGTGTGGTGGCCGGGGATCAGGCCTGGTGTACGGCGCGGGGCATTGAACTAGGGCTGGTGCGTGTGGAACATGGAGCTCCATGACAGGGAAGAAGAACGTGGTCTTAATTTTCCGTTGGGGTGACGCTTGGATCTAACCAACGCCGTTCCTGTTTCCATTTTTGGTTAATTATTTGCTGTGATGGACGtttggaaggaaaggaacggtGGGGTTTTCGTGAGGATGTATCTTGGGGAATggttctttctttgtttttttggaGAAGAATGCACCGTATCTCATGTTCATATACTTGTGTTGTGTATTTTCTAGCATTGCAAGTACAGGAAGGACGTCTTTCTCACTATATAGATTTACTGTATTTCCTTATAATTCTTAATCAGTGGAAAACTGTTTTAGTGCTTTTTACAATTTTTCCCTCGAGTTTTTCTAGTACAATTTACTATGGTTATATACTAGCTAGTtcttttagataatggaaaatGTTCCGGCTTCAAACTCCTCATAAAGAAGCATCAGTCTGTGATTATTACAAGCACACTTTGAGTTTAAACCACACCGTGTTTAACATAATTAACCAATATGCAAGATGAAAGGCCATCCATGAGATGTGAAAAATAGCATGACTCTAGACTCTAGATGATGGCATGTCTCGACAAGCCGCTCCCTTCGGTCATCAACATGTTGCAACAGAACCAAGAACCAAAGCCAATGCGTCCCACCGAAAAGCACCCGTAAAAATTTTTTTGGTCTGCAATAGTTAAGCATAGTATCATTCCTGGTGATCTACTAGCTAGTTAGTTATCCGAATACTAGAAATGAGAAATTGTTGGCCACATGTAAAGAAACTATTGGGAAATGTTAGTGATCTACAAATGCAAGTTTTGtcctcactagtagagaattgacctttagtctcggttggtagggtgcaaatctcccgaaaattcatccgggataaaccaaccgggacaaaagggggggtcttttatcccgggtcactcaaccgggacaaaagacc containing:
- the LOC101781694 gene encoding purple acid phosphatase 4; protein product: MARVVVAIVLAVVAAAGASLVAPAGAELTRVEHPPKTEGSLNILAVGDWGRRGQYNQTLVAEQMGLVGEKLDIDFVISTGDNIYDDGIANTSDPLFKECFTNIYTAESLQTPWYIVLGNHDYTGNALAQQDPAIREVDSRYLSIAKSFIVNSEIADFFLVDTSPFYLKYWNSSKYDWRNVSPRDTYIETLLKDLDDALTLSEAPWKIVVGHHPISSGCEHGNTTELQQLLRPILEARGVDMYVNGHDHCLQHISSRSSPVQFMTSGGGSKAWAGKFKTTSDKIEFIYDGQGFLSMQLSKTEAHLVFYDVAGNVLHTYDSTKTEEDE